A region from the Silene latifolia isolate original U9 population chromosome 7, ASM4854445v1, whole genome shotgun sequence genome encodes:
- the LOC141589737 gene encoding protein FAR1-RELATED SEQUENCE 7-like: MDEDLLKQNEVQPDRQELCREVEKRFTPYIGQEFGGVEDAVTFYKIYAIACGFDVRRYTTKKWRGGEIKSKLVVCNREGFAHKTPSKDRDDGLVGEKSQRIFRVTSVGCKARIRLYMKNGLLLIDRFHEGHNHELISLKDREFQKLSPYVGPYGRTACCRDNYKIFGDAVSFDPTDSTNKYSMVFTPFTGVDHHKRSVTFCGALIAREDYELFN, from the exons ATGGATGAAG ACTTGCTAAAACAGAATGAAGTTCAACCTGACAGGCAGGAGCTGTGTAGGGAGGTCGAGAAAAGGTTTACACCGTACATCGGCCAGGAGTTTGGGGGGGTTGAGGACGCGGTGACTTTTTATAAGATATACGccattgcttgtgggtttgatgtGCGTAGGTACACAACAAAAAAATGGCGTGGCGGTGAGATCAAGTCAAAGCTCGTCGTCTGCAATCGAGAAGGTTTCGCTCACAAGACGCCCAGTAAAGATCGGGATGACGGACTGGTTGGGGAGAAGTCACAGAGGATATTCAGGGTCACTAGCGTGGGGTGTAAAGCAAGGATACGACTATATATGAAGAATGGTCTTTTATTAATTGACCGGTTCCACGAGGGTCACAATCACGAGCTTATCTCACTTAAGGACAGAGAGTTCCAGAAATTGTCGC CCTACGTAGGGCCATATGGGCGGACGGCATGCTGCCGAGATAATTACAAAATTTTTGGTGATGCGGTGTCATTCGACCCAACTGACTCCACCAATAAGTATTCTATGGTATTCACACCATTCACAGGTGTTGACCACCATAAACGATCTGTGACGTTCTGTGGGGCTCTAATTGCAAGGGAAGATTATGAGTTGTTTAATTAG